In one window of Dokdonia sp. PRO95 DNA:
- a CDS encoding mannitol dehydrogenase family protein, producing the protein MGELTPLNQENLAEIGNKISVPTYDRSPHKASIVHIGVGGFHRAHLAYYVHQLRQLGEASEWEICGIGLRQNDKKLHDIFKKQDHLYTLMVQHPDGKKEAEVIGAIVDFKMGTDSPEAVITRMAAPETKIVSLTITEGGYNFNPNTGEFNFENPQIQHELAHPDDPKTVYGFLTASLKRRRDEGLPAFTVLSCDNIEHNGNMIQKMLLAFAKAQDPTLAQWIEKEVSFPNSMVDRITPITTQEDIKLLAETYGVEDEWPVTCEPFIQWVVEDNFSNGRPAFEKVGVQFVPDVVPYEKMKLRLLNAGHSVLGLLGVLHGHSTIDVCVQDELFAQYLRAFFDEEATPVLGEIKGINLADYKESLLERFGNPNIKDSVDRICSESSAKLPKFLIATIQENLATGGSIKYATLVLVAWCYYSDKQENQNGQKLVIQDEMKEELHQAAKKTTEDALSFIKLESIFGNLIDNKRFTDLYTEMVNRFYNDVAIKKYMQELL; encoded by the coding sequence ATGGGAGAATTGACACCACTTAATCAAGAAAATCTAGCCGAAATAGGCAATAAAATATCAGTACCTACCTATGACCGTTCACCACATAAGGCGAGCATTGTACACATAGGCGTAGGTGGTTTTCATCGCGCTCACCTTGCATACTACGTGCATCAACTAAGACAACTGGGTGAAGCATCAGAATGGGAAATTTGCGGGATAGGCTTGCGCCAAAATGATAAAAAACTTCACGATATTTTCAAGAAACAAGACCATCTATACACCTTGATGGTACAGCATCCAGACGGAAAAAAGGAGGCAGAAGTCATTGGCGCTATTGTCGATTTTAAAATGGGTACAGACAGTCCAGAAGCTGTCATCACCCGTATGGCAGCGCCTGAAACAAAGATTGTATCATTGACCATCACTGAAGGTGGATACAATTTTAATCCTAATACAGGTGAATTCAATTTTGAAAATCCGCAGATTCAGCATGAGCTCGCACATCCTGACGATCCAAAAACGGTATATGGTTTTCTTACAGCATCCTTAAAAAGACGTCGTGACGAAGGCTTACCTGCTTTTACGGTACTGTCTTGTGACAATATTGAGCATAATGGCAATATGATACAGAAAATGTTGCTCGCTTTCGCGAAAGCGCAAGACCCTACACTAGCACAGTGGATAGAAAAAGAGGTGAGTTTTCCTAACAGTATGGTAGATCGTATCACGCCAATAACCACGCAAGAAGACATCAAATTACTAGCAGAAACTTATGGCGTGGAAGATGAATGGCCTGTTACCTGCGAACCTTTTATACAATGGGTGGTAGAAGATAATTTTTCTAATGGAAGACCCGCTTTTGAAAAAGTTGGCGTCCAGTTTGTACCCGATGTAGTTCCTTATGAGAAAATGAAATTACGCCTGCTTAACGCTGGACATTCTGTGTTAGGACTTTTAGGAGTGCTACACGGCCACTCTACTATAGATGTATGTGTACAAGATGAGCTATTTGCACAGTATTTAAGAGCCTTTTTTGACGAAGAAGCAACACCAGTTTTAGGTGAGATTAAAGGCATTAATCTAGCAGATTATAAAGAGAGCTTGCTGGAGCGATTTGGGAATCCAAATATTAAGGATAGTGTAGATCGTATCTGTTCAGAGAGCTCGGCAAAGCTTCCAAAGTTTTTAATAGCAACTATTCAAGAGAATTTAGCTACTGGTGGAAGTATCAAATATGCGACACTTGTTTTAGTAGCTTGGTGTTATTATAGTGACAAACAAGAAAACCAAAACGGGCAAAAACTAGTCATTCAAGACGAAATGAAAGAGGAGTTGCATCAAGCAGCAAAGAAGACTACAGAAGATGCTTTAAGCTTTATAAAGCTGGAATCTATTTTTGGAAACCTTATTGATAACAAGAGATTTACAGATCTATACACGGAGATGGTTAATCGTTTTTACAATGACGTTGCTATTAAAAAGTATATGCAAGAATTGTTATAA
- a CDS encoding DUF1223 domain-containing protein — translation MKSILLTSFLLLSTIFTAIGQSPTVIELFTSQGCSSCPPADRLIAHLSKELKEDVIILSYHVDYWDYIGWKDPYASASNTNHQYEYGRTFNIRSVYTPQAVINGRNHVVGSNERELKGAVASETSRIDKSAVTIASVARMAEGVTIQASFKELPDDAIIMYALTVKEKTTIVNRGENRNKTLKNTHIVANFKKDQTSYNQQDVILSIPSWVAKDDDITVVIYVSEPENGIVASAAQNVK, via the coding sequence ATGAAATCAATACTGCTCACTTCGTTTTTATTATTAAGCACAATATTTACAGCAATCGGTCAATCTCCTACGGTGATTGAATTATTTACATCACAAGGATGTAGTAGTTGTCCACCTGCAGATAGATTGATAGCTCATCTATCTAAAGAACTTAAGGAGGACGTTATTATTCTTTCTTATCATGTAGACTATTGGGATTATATAGGCTGGAAAGATCCTTACGCATCTGCTAGTAATACAAATCACCAGTATGAATATGGTCGTACTTTTAATATAAGGAGCGTTTATACTCCTCAAGCAGTTATTAATGGTCGTAATCATGTGGTAGGATCTAATGAAAGAGAGCTAAAGGGAGCAGTAGCTAGTGAAACTAGTCGTATTGATAAGTCAGCAGTTACTATTGCTTCAGTAGCGCGTATGGCGGAAGGTGTTACTATTCAAGCAAGTTTTAAAGAGCTTCCAGATGATGCTATAATTATGTATGCTCTCACTGTAAAGGAAAAAACGACCATTGTAAATAGAGGAGAAAACAGAAACAAAACCTTAAAAAATACGCACATCGTTGCAAATTTTAAAAAGGATCAAACTTCTTATAATCAGCAAGATGTTATTCTAAGTATTCCTTCGTGGGTAGCAAAGGATGACGACATTACAGTAGTTATTTATGTTTCAGAACCAGAGAACGGGATTGTAGCATCGGCAGCTCAAAACGTTAAATAA
- a CDS encoding nucleoside deaminase, producing MSYQSSFMKQAIALAREGKDTDGGGVFGAVIVRSGQVIAACHNLVGGSQDPTQHAELRCIQLACKALGTKDFSDCDLYTSCVPCIMCLGAARWARFQHIYYGASAAMAKDAGFIYSDMFYARDIEARNQEFNMQQFLGEEAAAVWNE from the coding sequence ATGAGTTATCAGTCATCTTTCATGAAGCAGGCCATTGCGCTAGCTCGAGAAGGTAAAGATACAGACGGTGGCGGCGTTTTTGGCGCCGTCATTGTTCGTTCTGGGCAGGTCATTGCGGCTTGTCATAATCTCGTGGGAGGTTCGCAAGACCCTACGCAGCACGCAGAGTTACGTTGTATTCAGCTAGCATGTAAAGCGCTGGGTACAAAAGATTTTTCAGATTGCGATTTGTATACGAGTTGTGTGCCTTGCATAATGTGTTTAGGCGCAGCGAGATGGGCTCGATTTCAGCATATCTATTACGGAGCTTCTGCTGCCATGGCAAAAGATGCTGGCTTTATCTATAGCGATATGTTTTATGCTAGAGATATAGAGGCACGTAATCAAGAGTTTAACATGCAACAGTTTCTTGGAGAAGAGGCAGCTGCGGTGTGGAACGAGTGA
- a CDS encoding multidrug effflux MFS transporter: MYFCRMQKTKGSQIEFIALMAALMSVTALSIDALLPALDIIGVAIQTKTPADNQLLISMIFLGLGLGPLVFGPLADAKGRKSSVYFGFTVFIIASFICMYTRSFEVMILGRILQGIGLSAPRTICVAIIRDLYEGDYMARIMSFVTVVFLLVPIIAPAMGKVILDIWNWQAIFLVQVIISLFVMLWFWRRQEETLKPVNRIPFSIERITRGFRETIKYKRTMGFTIIQGFIVGSFIVYISASQQIFQNQYGLVDEFPYIFAGLASAIGAAILLNANFVVRFGMEKIVTGALIGFFIVSILYVILFNDVLHPSVYVLIGFFAMQFFCIGFMFGNLRALAMEPVGHIAGIGAAITGLISTLMAVPISTFIGRFVEETTLPLFIGFSSCAAISLCILFWIKKKAPRTVVLKP; the protein is encoded by the coding sequence TTGTACTTTTGCCGAATGCAAAAAACGAAAGGATCGCAAATAGAATTTATCGCACTTATGGCGGCTTTAATGTCTGTCACCGCACTATCTATTGATGCCCTACTTCCAGCACTTGATATTATAGGTGTTGCGATACAAACCAAAACTCCCGCCGATAATCAGTTACTTATAAGCATGATTTTCTTAGGTCTAGGCCTGGGACCACTCGTCTTTGGACCACTAGCCGATGCTAAAGGTAGAAAATCTTCTGTTTACTTTGGGTTTACCGTCTTTATAATCGCTTCATTTATATGTATGTACACACGTAGTTTTGAAGTAATGATATTAGGTAGGATATTACAGGGAATCGGACTTTCGGCGCCGCGTACGATCTGTGTTGCCATCATAAGAGACCTTTATGAAGGTGATTATATGGCGCGCATTATGTCTTTTGTCACAGTAGTTTTTTTACTTGTTCCTATTATCGCTCCCGCTATGGGTAAAGTGATTCTAGACATCTGGAACTGGCAAGCGATTTTCTTAGTACAGGTAATAATAAGCCTCTTTGTAATGCTATGGTTCTGGAGGCGCCAAGAGGAAACACTCAAACCAGTAAACAGAATTCCTTTTTCTATAGAGCGCATAACGAGGGGTTTCCGCGAGACTATAAAATATAAGCGCACCATGGGATTCACGATTATACAAGGTTTTATTGTTGGTTCGTTTATTGTGTACATAAGTGCTAGTCAGCAAATTTTCCAAAATCAATACGGACTCGTAGATGAGTTTCCTTACATTTTTGCTGGGCTTGCCTCGGCTATAGGCGCTGCCATCTTACTCAATGCCAACTTTGTCGTGCGTTTTGGGATGGAAAAAATAGTCACCGGTGCCCTCATAGGCTTCTTTATCGTGTCCATATTATATGTGATTTTATTTAATGATGTGCTGCATCCTTCGGTGTATGTACTCATAGGATTCTTTGCGATGCAGTTTTTCTGTATAGGTTTTATGTTTGGTAACCTTAGAGCGCTAGCGATGGAGCCTGTAGGTCACATTGCTGGTATAGGAGCGGCAATAACAGGTCTTATTTCTACACTTATGGCTGTTCCCATCAGTACGTTTATAGGTCGGTTTGTTGAGGAGACCACGCTCCCACTCTTCATTGGTTTTTCTTCGTGTGCCGCAATATCACTCTGCATTCTGTTTTGGATAAAGAAAAAGGCTCCAAGAACGGTTGTCTTGAAGCCTTAG
- a CDS encoding DUF4251 domain-containing protein, with product MKKYIIIIPFLILAIACKTKQPMTQQELATASRVQELIDNRKIDITATWAYPLASNVLNQLAVNNGLGAGNSGSRINLLGNGNFLKIHNDSVSAYLPYYGERRMGGGYNSSNGVEFAGIPKSFEITKDKKTDPTEMKFSISQDAETYEVFIEFFNTKKVQISVNSVQRTSIRYDGFMDLDAE from the coding sequence ATGAAGAAATACATCATCATCATCCCGTTTCTTATCCTCGCAATTGCGTGTAAAACTAAGCAACCCATGACGCAGCAAGAGCTGGCAACAGCAAGCCGTGTGCAAGAATTAATAGACAATCGCAAGATTGATATTACAGCAACCTGGGCATACCCGCTGGCAAGTAATGTGCTCAACCAACTAGCAGTAAATAATGGGCTAGGGGCTGGTAATAGCGGTAGCCGCATCAATTTACTAGGTAACGGCAACTTTCTCAAAATACATAATGATAGCGTGAGCGCTTATTTACCGTATTATGGTGAGCGCAGGATGGGTGGTGGTTACAACTCATCAAATGGTGTGGAATTTGCTGGAATTCCTAAATCCTTTGAAATTACTAAAGACAAGAAAACAGATCCCACAGAAATGAAATTTTCTATATCTCAAGATGCTGAAACCTATGAGGTGTTTATAGAATTTTTTAATACCAAGAAAGTGCAGATCTCCGTAAATAGCGTCCAACGCACGAGCATTCGCTATGATGGATTTATGGATTTAGATGCAGAATAA
- a CDS encoding NAD-dependent succinate-semialdehyde dehydrogenase, which translates to MEREIKGGFRTINPHTEQSIKEYTYFTDDQVTEAIDNCHEAFNDWKMQSLDDRATVIKNIGEQLKNYKDQLVQLMTDEMGKTIEQGKSEIDLCIAITEYTAKNGVKELQPIERTLMDGGKGIISYAPEGVIYSIQPWNFPTYQPLRVAIANLLAGNGILLKHAQNVTGSALLIEELLLKAGVPEGLFKVLVIDHAQSDKVISNDKVRGVTFTGSSAGGKIIAKTAGASIKKTVLELGSNDAYIVLDDADVEEAVKACVQGRIINNGETCIAAKRFIVVDKVYDAFKEGFVQGMKDVVMGDPNKDGTQLGPIARKDLQELLSDQVKESVEKGAKIETGGEILDGSGYYYPSTVLSNVEPGQPAYDDELFGPVASLIRAKDNEDAMRIANDSRFGLGGGIFSKDEEGAIKLAQEHFDTGMIFINSYGLAQPMMPFGGVKDSGYGREHGGFGIKEFVNAKSVLLVESE; encoded by the coding sequence ATGGAAAGAGAAATAAAAGGAGGATTTAGAACCATAAATCCTCATACCGAACAATCAATTAAGGAGTATACATATTTTACAGATGATCAGGTTACTGAAGCGATAGACAACTGTCACGAGGCTTTTAATGACTGGAAAATGCAATCGCTTGACGATAGAGCCACTGTAATAAAGAATATAGGAGAGCAACTAAAAAATTATAAAGATCAACTTGTACAACTCATGACCGATGAGATGGGTAAAACCATTGAGCAAGGTAAAAGTGAGATTGATCTTTGTATTGCTATCACAGAATACACTGCAAAAAATGGTGTAAAAGAATTACAACCCATAGAACGAACACTAATGGATGGCGGAAAAGGTATTATATCATATGCTCCAGAAGGAGTTATATATAGTATCCAGCCGTGGAATTTCCCTACATACCAACCACTTAGAGTTGCCATTGCCAACTTACTAGCGGGTAACGGGATATTACTAAAACACGCTCAGAATGTAACGGGAAGCGCATTATTAATAGAAGAGCTCTTACTTAAGGCCGGTGTGCCAGAAGGACTTTTTAAGGTGCTTGTGATAGATCACGCACAGTCAGATAAGGTGATAAGCAATGATAAAGTACGCGGAGTGACATTTACAGGAAGTTCTGCTGGAGGAAAAATCATAGCAAAAACTGCGGGAGCATCTATTAAGAAGACAGTGTTAGAGCTGGGAAGTAATGATGCATACATCGTACTTGATGATGCAGATGTAGAAGAAGCCGTAAAAGCTTGTGTACAAGGTAGAATCATAAACAATGGTGAGACTTGTATTGCTGCAAAACGTTTTATCGTAGTAGATAAAGTATATGATGCATTTAAGGAAGGCTTTGTACAAGGAATGAAAGATGTAGTCATGGGAGATCCTAATAAGGATGGAACACAACTAGGACCAATTGCTCGTAAAGATTTACAGGAGTTGCTAAGCGACCAAGTAAAAGAAAGTGTAGAAAAAGGAGCAAAGATTGAAACTGGTGGAGAGATACTAGATGGTAGCGGTTATTACTACCCATCTACGGTACTAAGTAACGTAGAGCCTGGACAACCAGCTTATGATGACGAACTCTTTGGCCCAGTGGCTTCTTTAATTAGGGCAAAGGATAATGAAGATGCAATGCGCATAGCAAATGATAGCCGTTTTGGACTAGGAGGTGGAATTTTCTCTAAGGATGAAGAAGGAGCTATCAAACTTGCACAAGAGCACTTTGATACGGGAATGATATTCATTAATTCGTACGGACTTGCACAACCTATGATGCCTTTTGGAGGAGTAAAAGACTCTGGATATGGTAGAGAGCACGGAGGATTCGGGATTAAGGAATTTGTAAATGCTAAGTCAGTACTTTTAGTAGAATCTGAATAA
- a CDS encoding membrane protein: MTKQTKEFDHLKSVDEEQLPVGKNKLKDWTHFAGLYAAEHVAATEFVIGATFVALGAKTSDIILGLLIGNILAVLSWRFITSPIAVETRLSLYTYLNKIAGDSMTKLYNWANVIIFSVISAAMITVSSTAVRFAFDIPAQLNWYPTNAWFVLIVLAVGIVVVSIALYGFNAVSEFSGLCAPWLFVMFTGGAMVLLPALSLDVLDKTIPSNWADFMTLGNQSIWTGINSDGEAGIGLVEVIGFGWAANTITHFGLVDMALLRFAKKKNYAYASSTGMMFGHYVAWIAAGIMGAGAAVILGKSIVELDPGDVAYYALGWSGFVIVIVAGWTTAITNLYRAGLAAQAIFSNHSRKKTTIVVGLVTVTIACFPFVFSQILPLLTYAGLLVVPVGAIVFTEHQIFPRIGFTRYWSSYRKLKFSMPAVASWGLGLVFGFGLQALDVISFYYLFIPTWFFTIAMYTFLASRYGAKDSYTEEVKEEALREETIKRFQEQQAAQEDVQVKDTSMFSKALKFLAISALIASLALACNVMFGSTSEAEYIDNRQLFYTYTFICTILYFVLAYWALRRGKLNNATI; encoded by the coding sequence ATGACTAAACAAACCAAAGAGTTCGACCACTTAAAATCGGTAGATGAAGAACAGCTACCCGTAGGAAAAAACAAATTAAAAGATTGGACGCATTTTGCTGGGCTCTACGCTGCAGAGCATGTAGCAGCAACGGAGTTTGTTATTGGGGCAACCTTTGTTGCACTGGGCGCCAAAACTTCAGATATTATTCTAGGTTTGTTAATCGGTAATATTCTGGCTGTATTAAGTTGGAGATTCATCACCTCCCCTATCGCTGTAGAAACGCGTTTAAGCCTCTATACCTATCTCAATAAGATAGCAGGTGACTCGATGACCAAGTTATATAATTGGGCAAATGTGATCATCTTTTCGGTTATTTCGGCAGCGATGATTACGGTATCGTCTACGGCGGTACGTTTTGCATTTGATATTCCTGCGCAACTTAATTGGTACCCCACAAATGCTTGGTTTGTACTGATTGTTTTGGCGGTGGGTATTGTTGTGGTTTCCATCGCACTCTATGGTTTTAATGCCGTTTCTGAGTTTTCTGGGCTCTGTGCGCCCTGGCTTTTTGTAATGTTTACGGGAGGTGCAATGGTGCTGCTGCCTGCATTGTCACTAGATGTGTTAGATAAAACCATACCATCAAATTGGGCAGATTTTATGACGCTAGGTAATCAGTCCATCTGGACAGGTATTAATAGCGATGGAGAAGCTGGAATTGGACTTGTAGAAGTTATCGGTTTTGGATGGGCGGCAAATACAATTACCCATTTTGGACTGGTAGATATGGCATTATTACGTTTTGCCAAAAAGAAAAACTATGCCTACGCTTCTAGTACGGGTATGATGTTTGGTCACTACGTAGCGTGGATTGCTGCAGGAATTATGGGAGCTGGTGCTGCCGTTATTTTAGGGAAGTCTATTGTAGAACTTGATCCAGGTGATGTTGCTTATTACGCTTTAGGTTGGTCTGGTTTTGTCATTGTGATTGTTGCAGGATGGACTACAGCAATAACAAATTTATATAGAGCAGGTCTCGCTGCTCAGGCCATTTTTTCAAACCATTCTAGAAAGAAAACAACCATCGTCGTAGGTTTAGTCACCGTGACCATCGCTTGTTTTCCTTTTGTATTCTCACAGATTTTACCACTCCTCACCTATGCAGGATTGCTCGTAGTACCAGTAGGTGCGATTGTATTTACAGAGCATCAAATCTTCCCTAGAATAGGTTTTACAAGATACTGGTCATCATACCGCAAGCTTAAATTTAGTATGCCGGCTGTTGCCTCTTGGGGATTAGGCTTGGTTTTTGGCTTCGGACTGCAAGCGCTAGATGTGATATCCTTTTACTACCTCTTTATCCCTACTTGGTTTTTTACCATCGCTATGTACACCTTCCTTGCATCTAGATATGGGGCAAAAGATAGCTATACAGAAGAGGTAAAAGAAGAAGCCCTTAGAGAGGAAACTATAAAACGTTTTCAAGAGCAACAAGCCGCTCAAGAAGATGTGCAGGTTAAGGATACTTCTATGTTTTCAAAGGCATTGAAATTCCTAGCAATTTCAGCACTTATAGCTAGTCTAGCACTGGCTTGCAATGTGATGTTTGGCAGTACTTCAGAGGCAGAATATATTGATAACAGACAACTATTTTACACGTACACTTTTATCTGTACTATCCTTTATTTTGTATTAGCATATTGGGCATTACGCAGAGGAAAATTAAATAACGCAACTATCTAA
- a CDS encoding ELWxxDGT repeat protein — protein MKEKYVFLLVSIFLISSNLALSQTLDATLLELEFSNDGYPERLTRVDNGFFFSSEDDQLWFSDGLSTNTFMVKDFASGLYDDITSLTPIGNKVFFVAENGSDNRELWVSEGTEESTIQLTDRNVSYSTQSIYQIIEYNGKVYFGAYSEIYGNELWVSDGTVEGTFVLKDIEESGDSFPNDFFVFNDQLIFKASVNQYGTELWTTDGTEEGTVLLKDIRSGNQSGAVAQGAIVFNGSFYFFANDGSNGTELWKSDGTPEGTELLKDIRSGNSSSSNSMLGVVLNDKLIFLANNGISGNELWETDGSTVGTTLFLDLNPGNLSGINYDAILQLEGDLIYFIGSDGAEQSGLWVSDGTNSGTIFLANSSPQLLAGSSTQDYVVYFAQNENNMTVLWKSDGTPNGTVILSEDVEVTNISVSEQGFLSYGNQIFFNGKNEVNGNELWVTDGTTEGTEIFFDVNHQYGVIPSLLTAVSDKLFFRGNKYGYYGLYTSDGNLEGTKHLNIGSNAGGIDDESEFIDFNGNLIISADDGVHGYELWISDGTQEGTSMIKDINPGNASSMMNSDTFRSFVVANDKLYFHADDGSGLGMWVSDGTGDGTYKLSIPEVQVLIGHNGSTPFTIFGDGIYYFGFSNGVYGVYKIDTNTEENTFIHPFVQIEHMYVANNKLFIIQDNGETNYPHAARELWVTDGTTEGTSYLLDFADDRIDHVSIFNDEFYFIARIDDSANKALYKSDGTIEGTVPVFTNSNLPVTTYPTSKNLITCGNYLYFGVKRSSGSVISELYRTDGTESGTIAIVNEVNGAFNIISELSCFQDILFFKQYSGEFDFWITDSESSDAVGFNLNITNGPLQSIYSFTQAEDKLFFYGQTEESGSEIYVAYPSENNLSIENNLVLNEKDKLTALVYPNPANDELNIKVSNHNNLISAFEIYNLSGKKVIDKIYEEFKKEINLNVEMLPPGIYLIKININNKEQITSKFIVI, from the coding sequence ATGAAAGAAAAATACGTATTCCTCTTGGTTTCTATATTCTTAATATCATCTAATTTAGCATTAAGTCAGACTTTAGATGCCACACTCTTAGAACTAGAATTTTCCAATGATGGATATCCTGAAAGACTTACGAGGGTAGATAATGGTTTTTTCTTCAGTTCAGAAGATGATCAATTATGGTTTTCTGATGGTTTGAGTACTAATACATTCATGGTAAAAGATTTTGCTTCTGGTTTATATGATGATATTACGTCTTTAACTCCTATAGGTAACAAAGTCTTTTTTGTTGCTGAAAACGGCTCAGACAATAGAGAACTATGGGTGTCTGAAGGAACAGAAGAAAGCACAATTCAATTGACAGATAGAAATGTAAGTTATAGCACACAATCAATTTATCAAATTATAGAGTATAATGGAAAAGTATACTTTGGAGCATATAGTGAAATATATGGAAATGAGCTTTGGGTAAGTGATGGTACTGTTGAGGGCACATTTGTTTTAAAAGATATTGAAGAAAGTGGTGATAGTTTTCCTAACGATTTTTTTGTTTTTAATGATCAGCTAATTTTTAAGGCTTCAGTGAATCAATATGGTACTGAATTATGGACTACAGATGGAACGGAAGAGGGGACCGTTCTATTAAAGGATATTCGAAGTGGCAACCAATCGGGCGCAGTTGCCCAAGGAGCTATTGTCTTTAATGGAAGTTTCTATTTTTTTGCTAATGATGGTAGCAACGGAACAGAACTTTGGAAAAGTGATGGAACACCTGAAGGTACAGAATTGTTGAAAGATATTCGCTCAGGAAATTCCAGTAGTAGCAATAGTATGCTTGGTGTAGTTTTAAACGATAAGTTGATATTTTTAGCCAATAATGGAATAAGCGGTAATGAACTATGGGAGACAGATGGGAGTACCGTTGGTACAACTTTATTTTTAGATCTCAATCCTGGTAATTTATCAGGAATTAATTATGATGCAATCTTACAATTAGAGGGTGATTTAATTTATTTTATTGGTTCTGACGGTGCAGAACAATCAGGTCTTTGGGTAAGTGATGGTACAAATTCTGGAACTATTTTTTTGGCTAATTCTTCACCTCAATTATTAGCGGGTAGTAGTACTCAAGATTATGTAGTTTACTTTGCGCAAAATGAAAATAACATGACCGTATTATGGAAAAGTGATGGCACTCCAAACGGAACAGTCATTTTATCAGAAGATGTTGAAGTTACAAATATATCTGTATCTGAGCAGGGATTTCTTTCATATGGAAATCAGATTTTTTTTAACGGGAAAAATGAAGTCAATGGTAACGAACTTTGGGTAACTGATGGTACCACTGAAGGGACTGAAATATTTTTTGATGTAAATCATCAATACGGAGTTATTCCATCATTATTAACTGCTGTAAGTGATAAACTATTTTTCAGAGGAAATAAATATGGTTATTATGGACTTTATACATCAGATGGAAATTTAGAGGGTACAAAACATCTAAATATAGGTTCAAATGCGGGAGGCATTGATGATGAATCCGAATTCATTGATTTTAATGGAAATCTTATTATTAGTGCAGATGATGGTGTACATGGTTATGAATTATGGATCAGTGATGGCACTCAAGAAGGCACGTCTATGATTAAAGATATAAATCCTGGTAATGCCAGCAGTATGATGAATTCTGATACATTTAGGTCTTTTGTGGTAGCCAATGACAAACTTTATTTCCATGCAGATGATGGAAGTGGCTTAGGGATGTGGGTTTCTGATGGAACTGGTGATGGTACATATAAATTATCAATCCCTGAGGTTCAAGTTTTAATTGGTCATAATGGATCAACACCTTTTACAATTTTTGGTGATGGCATTTATTATTTTGGATTTAGCAATGGAGTTTATGGCGTTTATAAAATAGATACGAATACAGAAGAAAATACATTTATACATCCATTTGTGCAAATAGAGCATATGTATGTTGCTAACAACAAACTTTTCATTATTCAAGATAATGGAGAAACAAACTATCCTCATGCAGCAAGAGAGTTGTGGGTTACAGACGGGACTACAGAAGGGACTTCATATCTTTTAGATTTTGCAGATGACAGGATCGATCATGTTTCAATTTTTAATGATGAATTTTATTTTATAGCACGTATTGACGATAGTGCTAATAAAGCATTATATAAATCTGACGGTACGATAGAAGGAACGGTTCCTGTCTTTACTAACAGTAACTTGCCTGTTACAACATATCCAACGAGTAAGAATTTAATTACTTGCGGTAATTACCTTTATTTTGGGGTGAAAAGGTCTTCAGGATCGGTAATTAGTGAGCTTTATAGGACTGACGGCACTGAATCTGGAACAATTGCTATAGTTAATGAAGTTAATGGTGCATTTAATATTATTAGTGAATTAAGTTGTTTTCAAGATATTTTGTTTTTCAAACAATATTCTGGTGAATTTGATTTTTGGATTACCGATAGTGAATCCAGTGATGCAGTAGGTTTCAATTTAAATATTACAAATGGACCACTTCAATCAATCTATAGTTTTACTCAAGCTGAAGATAAATTATTTTTTTATGGCCAAACAGAAGAAAGTGGCTCAGAAATTTATGTTGCTTATCCATCTGAAAATAATCTGAGCATAGAAAACAATTTAGTTTTAAATGAAAAAGACAAATTGACTGCTTTAGTTTACCCAAACCCAGCAAATGATGAGTTAAATATTAAAGTATCCAACCATAATAATCTTATTAGCGCTTTTGAGATATATAATTTATCTGGAAAAAAAGTTATAGATAAGATATATGAAGAGTTCAAAAAAGAAATAAATTTAAATGTAGAAATGTTACCTCCAGGTATCTATTTGATTAAAATTAATATCAACAATAAAGAACAGATTACTAGTAAGTTTATAGTAATTTAA